In Streptomyces sp. NBC_01439, the following are encoded in one genomic region:
- a CDS encoding NAD-dependent epimerase/dehydratase family protein codes for MNETKNVLLAGASGVLGRHITGALTRAGHTVIGLGRGAGAGVRADLMDRDGLLRAVKGIEVDTVVHAATALRTAPMRHKDMFATDDLRVTGTRNLMEAARALGARRVIAESMVFGYGYRDFGDHVITEDTDPFAPTGDRAVERHLEGMRVKEELMLGSDGIEGIALRFGLFYGAGATESLARMLRRRKVPAVTDHGRVLPWVDLADAGRAVALAVEGGRPGRAYNIVDDTPTGFGAHVREVAEAFGTPKPMSAPTWLMRPFPYAHRMVTTSMRVSNARARAELGWAPDHADCAEGLRALAGS; via the coding sequence ATGAACGAGACCAAGAACGTACTGCTGGCCGGGGCGAGCGGAGTCCTGGGACGCCACATCACCGGAGCGCTCACCCGCGCCGGCCACACCGTGATCGGCCTCGGCCGCGGAGCCGGGGCCGGGGTACGGGCCGACCTGATGGACCGCGACGGTCTGCTGCGGGCGGTCAAGGGCATCGAGGTCGACACGGTCGTGCACGCGGCCACCGCCCTGCGCACCGCACCGATGCGGCACAAGGACATGTTCGCCACCGACGACCTGCGGGTGACCGGCACCAGGAACCTCATGGAGGCCGCCCGTGCGCTCGGCGCCCGCCGCGTCATCGCCGAGTCGATGGTCTTCGGCTACGGCTACCGCGACTTCGGCGACCACGTGATCACCGAGGACACCGACCCGTTCGCCCCGACCGGCGACCGCGCGGTGGAACGCCACCTCGAAGGCATGCGCGTCAAGGAGGAGCTGATGCTGGGCTCCGACGGGATCGAGGGCATCGCCCTGCGCTTCGGCCTCTTCTACGGCGCCGGAGCCACCGAGTCGCTCGCGCGGATGCTGCGCCGGCGCAAGGTACCGGCGGTCACCGACCACGGACGCGTACTGCCCTGGGTCGACCTGGCGGACGCCGGCCGTGCCGTGGCCCTCGCCGTCGAGGGCGGTCGCCCCGGGCGGGCGTACAACATCGTCGACGACACCCCGACGGGATTCGGCGCGCACGTCCGCGAGGTCGCCGAGGCGTTCGGCACCCCGAAGCCGATGAGCGCGCCCACCTGGCTGATGCGCCCCTTCCCCTACGCCCACCGGATGGTCACGACCAGCATGCGCGTGTCCAACGCCCGGGCCCGGGCCGAGCTGGGCTGGGCGCCGGACCACGCGGACTGCGCCGAAGGGCTGCGCGCCCTCGCCGGAAGCTGA
- a CDS encoding glutamate decarboxylase, with translation MALHETKDARAQDADTDVFASTLSGQILPKYKIPEGHSPTEVVYELLRNELLLDGNAAQNLATFCTTWSDEGVHRLMNVCLDKNMIDKDEYPQTAEIESRCVNILADLWNAPAGTTAAGCSTTGSSEAAMLGGLALKWRWRERRRAAGLPADRPNLVCGPVQICWEKFARYFDVELRQVPIEAGATGLQAHQLAEYVDENTIGVVAILGVTYTCDYEPVAEIAAELDRIQAEHGWDVPVHVDGASGGFVAPFLHPDVVWDFRLERVASVNTSGHKYGLAPLGVGWIVWRTADLLPADLVFNVDYLGGDMPTFALNFSRPGGEIIAQYYLFLRLGRAGYRRVQEACADTAQYLVRQIADMGPFTLLYDGQGALPAVSYKLADPDTTPFNLYDLSDRLRMRGWQVPSYPLPADRDDTVIQRVLVRHGVTRDQMALLVTDLRAAVEHLTASPPPEPAAAPRSGFHH, from the coding sequence ATGGCTCTTCACGAGACGAAGGACGCACGCGCCCAGGACGCCGACACGGACGTGTTCGCGTCCACGCTGAGCGGCCAGATCCTCCCCAAGTACAAGATTCCCGAGGGCCACTCACCCACCGAGGTCGTCTACGAACTGCTCCGAAACGAGCTGCTCCTGGACGGCAACGCGGCCCAGAACCTGGCCACCTTCTGCACCACCTGGTCGGACGAGGGCGTGCACCGCCTGATGAACGTTTGCCTCGACAAGAACATGATCGACAAGGACGAGTACCCGCAGACCGCCGAGATCGAGTCCCGCTGCGTCAACATCCTGGCCGACCTGTGGAACGCCCCCGCCGGCACCACCGCGGCCGGCTGTTCCACCACCGGTTCCAGCGAGGCCGCCATGCTCGGCGGCCTCGCCCTCAAATGGCGGTGGCGCGAGCGCCGCCGCGCCGCGGGCCTGCCCGCCGACCGCCCCAACCTGGTGTGCGGCCCGGTCCAGATCTGCTGGGAGAAGTTCGCCCGCTACTTCGACGTCGAACTGCGACAGGTCCCGATCGAGGCCGGCGCCACCGGCCTGCAGGCCCATCAGCTCGCCGAGTACGTCGACGAGAACACCATCGGCGTCGTCGCCATCCTCGGCGTCACCTACACCTGCGACTACGAGCCGGTCGCCGAGATCGCCGCCGAACTCGACCGGATCCAAGCCGAGCACGGCTGGGACGTTCCCGTCCACGTGGACGGTGCGAGCGGCGGGTTCGTGGCGCCCTTCCTCCACCCCGACGTGGTGTGGGACTTCCGGCTGGAGCGCGTCGCCTCCGTCAACACTTCCGGTCACAAGTACGGTCTCGCGCCGCTGGGGGTCGGCTGGATCGTCTGGCGCACCGCGGACCTGCTCCCCGCCGACCTCGTCTTCAACGTCGACTACCTCGGCGGCGACATGCCGACCTTCGCCCTCAACTTCTCCCGCCCGGGCGGCGAGATCATCGCGCAGTACTACCTGTTCCTGCGCCTGGGCCGGGCCGGCTACCGGCGGGTCCAGGAGGCCTGCGCCGACACCGCCCAGTACCTCGTCCGGCAGATCGCCGACATGGGCCCCTTCACCCTCCTCTACGACGGCCAGGGCGCCCTGCCCGCCGTCTCCTACAAACTCGCCGACCCGGACACCACCCCCTTCAACCTCTACGACCTCTCCGACCGCCTGCGCATGCGCGGCTGGCAGGTGCCCTCGTACCCGCTGCCCGCCGACCGCGACGACACGGTCATCCAACGCGTCCTCGTCCGGCACGGCGTGACCCGCGATCAGATGGCCCTGCTCGTCACCGACCTGCGCGCGGCCGTGGAACACCTGACGGCCTCGCCCCCGCCCGAACCGGCGGCCGCCCCGCGGTCCGGCTTCCACCACTGA
- the melC1 gene encoding apotyrosinase chaperone MelC1 has protein sequence MKKITRRQALGTTAGALTVLGLTAAAAGATNAAATPSEPTTPGTVDEVYQGRRIQITAGGGGHHGGHHSPGQPTVRIDGKELHVMRNADGTWISVINHYETFADPKLLARAAVRDLQGAALVPFGGAA, from the coding sequence ATGAAGAAGATCACTCGCCGTCAGGCCTTGGGGACGACTGCCGGTGCCCTCACCGTCCTCGGCCTGACCGCCGCTGCCGCGGGCGCCACGAACGCCGCCGCGACCCCCTCCGAGCCCACCACCCCGGGCACGGTCGACGAGGTCTACCAGGGCCGTCGCATCCAGATCACCGCCGGCGGTGGCGGCCACCACGGCGGCCACCACTCTCCCGGCCAGCCCACCGTCCGAATAGACGGTAAGGAACTGCACGTCATGCGCAACGCCGATGGCACCTGGATCAGCGTCATCAACCACTACGAGACCTTCGCCGACCCGAAGCTGCTCGCGCGCGCGGCCGTCCGCGATCTCCAGGGCGCCGCCCTCGTTCCGTTCGGAGGTGCGGCATGA
- the melC2 gene encoding tyrosinase MelC2 — MTVRKNQAALTPEEKRAFTSALLELKRNGSYDRFVTTHNGFIMSDTDSGNRVGHRSPSFLPWHRRFLLEFEEALQKVDASVALPYWDWTVDRTSRASLFAADFLGGTGRARDGQVMDGPFAYATGRWNINVRVDGRAYLRRDLGAAVAQLPTKAEVDAVLAMPVYDMAPWNSSSNGFRNNLEGWRGANLHNRVHVWVGGQMSTGVSPNDPVFWMHHAFIDKLWADWQAKHPQSTYLPGAGTQNVVDLNDTMRPWNNVTPADMLDHRKFYTFDTEPAAAPAAASQR; from the coding sequence ATGACCGTCCGCAAGAACCAGGCCGCGCTGACCCCCGAGGAGAAGCGCGCCTTCACCTCGGCACTGCTGGAGCTCAAGCGCAACGGCAGCTACGACCGCTTCGTCACCACCCACAACGGCTTCATCATGAGCGACACCGACTCGGGCAACCGCGTCGGCCACCGCTCCCCCTCCTTCCTGCCGTGGCACCGGCGCTTCCTCCTGGAGTTCGAGGAGGCGCTCCAGAAAGTGGACGCCAGCGTGGCGCTCCCGTACTGGGACTGGACCGTGGACCGGACCTCTCGCGCCTCCCTGTTCGCCGCCGACTTCCTCGGCGGCACCGGGCGGGCCCGCGACGGGCAGGTCATGGACGGACCGTTCGCGTACGCGACGGGCAGGTGGAACATAAACGTGCGGGTGGACGGGCGCGCCTACCTGCGCCGCGACCTCGGCGCGGCCGTCGCCCAGCTGCCGACGAAGGCCGAGGTGGACGCCGTACTCGCCATGCCGGTCTACGACATGGCGCCCTGGAACAGCTCTTCCAACGGCTTCCGCAACAACCTGGAGGGCTGGCGCGGAGCCAACCTGCACAACCGGGTGCACGTGTGGGTCGGCGGGCAGATGTCCACCGGGGTCTCCCCCAACGACCCGGTGTTCTGGATGCACCACGCCTTCATCGACAAGCTGTGGGCCGACTGGCAGGCCAAGCACCCCCAGTCCACGTACCTGCCGGGTGCGGGCACGCAGAACGTCGTCGACCTGAACGACACCATGCGGCCCTGGAACAACGTGACCCCGGCGGACATGCTGGACCACCGGAAGTTCTACACCTTCGACACCGAACCGGCGGCCGCACCCGCCGCCGCCAGCCAGCGGTAG
- a CDS encoding response regulator, translating to MSGGGVRVLIVEDDPVAADAHALYIGRVPGFTAVGAVHSLAEATRFLERTRVDLLLLDLGLPDGHGLRFARGLRAAGHPVDVIVVTSARDLAVVRESVSLGVVQYVLKPFAFPTLRERLLRYAEFRQTAGEAAGQDDVDRAMAALRAPRPAELPKGLSAPTLDRVAALLRSAPEGLTAAGAAEAAGISRITARRYLEHLVDTGRADRTPRYGQVGRPELHYRWLAAAGAAAGSVSKV from the coding sequence ATGAGCGGGGGCGGGGTGCGCGTACTGATCGTCGAGGACGACCCGGTGGCCGCCGACGCGCACGCGCTCTACATCGGCCGGGTGCCCGGCTTCACCGCCGTCGGCGCCGTCCACTCGCTCGCCGAGGCCACCCGGTTCCTGGAGCGGACCCGCGTCGACCTGCTGCTCCTGGACCTCGGCCTGCCCGACGGACACGGCCTGCGCTTCGCGCGCGGGCTGCGCGCCGCCGGACATCCCGTCGACGTGATCGTGGTGACCTCCGCGCGGGACCTGGCAGTGGTCCGCGAGAGCGTGTCCCTCGGCGTCGTCCAGTACGTCCTGAAGCCGTTCGCGTTCCCCACCCTGCGCGAACGGCTCCTGCGGTACGCCGAGTTCCGCCAGACGGCGGGCGAGGCGGCCGGCCAGGACGACGTCGACCGGGCGATGGCCGCGCTGCGCGCACCCCGCCCGGCCGAGCTCCCCAAGGGGCTGAGCGCGCCGACCCTGGACCGGGTCGCCGCACTGTTGCGGTCAGCGCCCGAGGGGCTGACCGCGGCGGGGGCGGCCGAGGCGGCCGGGATCTCCCGGATCACCGCCCGCCGCTACCTGGAGCACCTGGTGGACACCGGCCGCGCGGACCGCACTCCCCGGTACGGTCAGGTCGGCCGCCCCGAACTGCACTACCGCTGGCTGGCGGCGGCGGGTGCGGCCGCCGGTTCGGTGTCGAAGGTGTAG
- a CDS encoding sensor histidine kinase, protein MFRFPRPPRSLAGQLFAMQVLLVAVVVAGCAVFAYATARGQAEEAARRQAGAVARAVADSPSVREAVRGAVHGSDPSTLLQPYAEQVRADSGVAFVTIMAPDGRRWTHPDPRRIGEPFMGNTAPALRGETFSETYTGTLGPSIRVVTPLQDGDRIIGLVSAGITVRAISDRLAAQLSALVWVAGGALALGGVGTYVVNARLRRHTHGMNAAELSRMYDYHQAALHGVREGLLMLDGQRRITLINDAGRELLGLPGEVTGTGVADLGLPAPLTGALLADRPRVDEVHLTAERVLVVNSSPVAGGGRRGTVVTLRDHTELQALTGELDHERGFTQALRSQAHEAANRLHTVVSLIELGRADEAVDFATAELELAQALTDEVVTAVGEPVLVALLLGKAAQAHERGVELVVTADSRSLAEGGGLPPARDLVTVLGNLIDNAVDALTAVPGARIAVTLRPEPDELLLRVADNGPGLPQGVDVFRRGWSGKGEGRGLGLALVRQVAERYGGAVVAAQGPGGGAEFTVRLPIAPAPVADPGGPR, encoded by the coding sequence ATGTTCCGCTTCCCCCGCCCCCCGCGCAGCCTCGCCGGCCAGCTCTTCGCCATGCAGGTGCTGCTGGTCGCCGTGGTCGTCGCGGGCTGCGCCGTCTTTGCGTACGCCACGGCCCGCGGCCAGGCCGAGGAGGCCGCCCGGCGCCAGGCCGGGGCCGTGGCCCGCGCGGTGGCCGACTCCCCGTCCGTACGCGAGGCCGTACGGGGGGCGGTGCACGGAAGCGACCCGTCCACCCTGCTCCAGCCCTACGCGGAGCAGGTCCGCGCGGACTCCGGGGTGGCCTTCGTGACGATCATGGCCCCCGACGGGCGGCGCTGGACCCACCCGGATCCGCGCCGGATCGGCGAGCCCTTCATGGGCAACACCGCCCCCGCGCTGCGCGGCGAGACCTTCAGCGAGACGTACACCGGCACCCTGGGCCCCTCCATCCGCGTGGTCACCCCGCTCCAAGACGGGGACCGGATCATCGGCTTGGTCAGCGCGGGGATCACCGTCCGCGCCATCAGCGACCGGCTCGCCGCGCAGCTCTCCGCCCTCGTCTGGGTCGCGGGCGGCGCGCTCGCCCTCGGCGGCGTGGGCACGTACGTCGTCAATGCGAGGCTGCGCCGTCACACTCATGGCATGAACGCGGCAGAGCTCAGCCGGATGTACGACTACCACCAGGCGGCCCTGCACGGGGTCCGCGAGGGGCTGCTGATGCTCGACGGGCAGCGCCGGATCACCTTGATCAACGACGCCGGACGTGAACTGCTGGGTCTGCCGGGAGAGGTCACCGGCACCGGGGTCGCCGACCTCGGTCTGCCGGCCCCGCTCACCGGGGCCCTGCTCGCGGACCGGCCCCGGGTGGACGAGGTGCACCTGACCGCGGAGCGGGTGCTGGTGGTCAACAGCTCGCCGGTCGCGGGCGGCGGCCGCCGGGGCACCGTGGTCACCTTGCGCGACCACACGGAACTGCAGGCGCTGACCGGCGAACTCGACCACGAGCGGGGCTTCACCCAGGCGTTGCGCTCCCAGGCCCACGAGGCGGCCAACCGGCTGCACACCGTGGTCTCGCTCATCGAACTCGGCCGTGCGGACGAGGCGGTCGACTTCGCCACCGCCGAGCTGGAACTCGCCCAGGCCCTCACCGACGAGGTGGTCACCGCGGTGGGGGAGCCGGTGCTGGTGGCGCTGCTGCTGGGCAAGGCCGCCCAGGCGCACGAGCGGGGCGTCGAACTCGTCGTCACCGCCGACAGCCGCAGTCTCGCCGAAGGGGGCGGGCTGCCGCCGGCCCGGGACCTGGTCACCGTGCTCGGCAACCTCATCGACAACGCGGTCGACGCACTCACCGCCGTACCGGGGGCCCGGATCGCGGTGACGCTGCGGCCCGAGCCGGACGAGCTGCTGCTGCGGGTCGCGGACAACGGACCCGGACTGCCCCAGGGGGTGGACGTGTTCCGCCGGGGCTGGTCCGGCAAGGGCGAGGGCCGCGGCCTCGGCCTCGCGCTGGTCCGGCAGGTGGCGGAGCGCTACGGCGGCGCGGTGGTCGCCGCGCAGGGCCCGGGCGGTGGCGCGGAGTTCACGGTCCGCCTGCCGATCGCGCCCGCACCCGTTGCGGACCCGGGAGGCCCGCGATGA